In one Gossypium hirsutum isolate 1008001.06 chromosome D09, Gossypium_hirsutum_v2.1, whole genome shotgun sequence genomic region, the following are encoded:
- the LOC107941411 gene encoding uncharacterized protein: MGNCLFGSLGEAEPEGLIRVITSDGGVMEFSAPISARNIIDEFPGHAIFRSHDPSCKPVFHHQELLPGKSYYLLPFNSKESSHGNDDQIVRQGHLRSNSNPSSVIVPYRMSCDLQGTLKRSHTDIFSRYNNSDHGFWKVKLVISQEQLLDILSQETRTQELIESVRTVAKCGNGVSTSVGFSDQWSLSSSRNAPSHKDGFLFQL, from the coding sequence ATGGGGAACTGCCTGTTCGGGAGCTTGGGAGAAGCTGAGCCTGAGGGACTGATCAGAGTCATAACTTCTGACGGCGGAGTTATGGAGTTTTCAGCTCCAATATCAGCACGAAATATCATAGACGAATTCCCAGGGCATGCTATTTTCCGAAGCCATGATCCGTCCTGTAAACCAGTCTTTCACCATCAGGAGCTTCTGCCTGGAAAGTCATACTATCTACTTCCATTCAACAGCAAAGAAAGCAGTCACGGTAATGACGACCAGATTGTCCGACAAGGCCATCTCCGGTCGAACAGCAACCCGTCGTCTGTCATTGTTCCTTACAGGATGTCATGTGATCTCCAGGGGACTTTAAAGAGATCCCATACTGATATTTTCTCCAGGTACAACAACAGCGACCATGGATTTTGGAAAGTGAAGCTGGTGATCAGCCAGGAACAGCTGTTGGACATTTTGTCGCAAGAAACTCGAACTCAAGAACTGATCGAGAGTGTTAGAACGGTTGCCAAATGTGGAAATGGGGTGTCAACATCAGTTGGGTTCTCAGATCAATGGAGTCTGTCGAGCAGTAGGAATGCTCCCTCTCACAAAGATGGCTTCTTGTTTCAATTGTGA